Proteins encoded by one window of Pseudomonas sp. LS44:
- a CDS encoding YgjP-like metallopeptidase domain-containing protein, giving the protein MLVLRYLAHYPAALQAQVRQLIAEQRLGEYLQRRYPAKHQVQNDKALYAYTLDLKQQYLKSAPNIDKVLYDNRLDLTHRALGLHTAISRVQGGKLKAKKEIRVAALFKEAAPEFLSMIVVHELAHLREAEHNKAFYKLCEHMLPGYHQLEFDLRVYLTWRELPAETAVDEQNHPIG; this is encoded by the coding sequence ATGTTGGTGTTGCGCTATCTCGCCCATTACCCCGCGGCCCTGCAGGCACAAGTTCGCCAGCTGATCGCCGAGCAGCGTCTTGGTGAATATCTGCAGCGCCGCTACCCGGCTAAACACCAGGTGCAGAACGACAAGGCTTTGTACGCCTACACCCTGGACTTGAAGCAGCAATACCTGAAGAGCGCACCGAACATCGACAAGGTGCTCTACGACAATCGCCTCGACCTCACCCATCGCGCATTGGGCCTGCACACGGCGATCTCGCGGGTGCAGGGCGGCAAGCTCAAGGCCAAGAAGGAAATCCGCGTTGCCGCGCTGTTCAAGGAAGCCGCGCCGGAATTCCTCAGCATGATCGTCGTCCACGAGCTCGCGCATCTGCGCGAGGCCGAGCACAACAAGGCCTTCTACAAGCTCTGCGAGCACATGTTGCCGGGCTATCACCAGTTGGAATTCGATTTGCGCGTGTATCTGACTTGGCGCGAGCTGCCTGCTGAGACTGCTGTGGATGAGCAAAATCATCCAATTGGGTGA